The following are from one region of the Stigmatella ashevillena genome:
- a CDS encoding Ig-like domain-containing protein: MASHSFSFRWCLTLGALVLGLASGCSTESTPPKPPPPTRDLPDVDRSTVEVDRATGVRADGLDEVTVTITVLKSDGSPLPEREVTLQASGEGNTFSPPSGQTDEKGVLKSKLVSRVPGGKQVTARVAAEGQPVVLGRAPTIQFVDPSTLRIAKLVFTGTSLESTAGSPLSALLEVELQDETGAVVRGSTDLVRMEVASGPFAELKGTTESRAVDGVARFPELVIEKAGEYSLRAKVGTVTAESPSFRVVPAAASGVELTELPGEMVAGSTVGARVLLRDAFANVASNYTGTLRITASDPMAVLPADLVFKTTDQGTKSFTGLSLHRAGTQRVGVEDTANTSLKVESQIVVKAGNAVQLAFAQPIGSHSVRAPLGSVQVVLQDVYGNASSESGRQVTVTLSPASGTLEGIATVASVNGMATFSNLSIAQEGAYTLAAKGTGLQDVSSASFTIVDDVAPAQPVLSQGATMGTSMTVEWIAVGDDGTQGTAASQDLRYSLSPIVTEGEFVAATPAFNAAPKAAGSAEQATISNLSVGTTYHVALKVTDNAGNAVRSASRAFSTSDPSVEKLAFTVQPPASGTAGVALADVKVALQDAAGNTVVSSTLAVTLDLAEDVPFTPVTVNAVAGIATFSGLTLTKAGTYHFKASSSSLPEVQSQSFALQPATAARLDLVGLVGPVTSGVPGSVEVKVYDAFNNAATGYTGTVHFTSTDSLATLPPDYTFTPGDEGHKAFTGVVLKTEGEQTVTVQDPVASSLQDALTVEVSNGAVAELVLEVPTTPVQAGSPFSATVTLRDGNGSIAMGYTGTVSFGSSDGQVTLPPNYTFTAADAGRKTFTGLVLGTAGPQSLTAHDAVATELTDTKQLTVTEGATTSLRFSVPTTATAGTSFSVTVSARDAFNNVVPGYTGTVSFTSDDPQAELPTAYTFTQSDAGQRVFSITLDTSGTRQVEVTDGTYTVSVTLVVGAGAPAKLVFTKQPTNGTVRTALAAVKVALQDELGNTVAVSEPAVTVALTGGNPVSVLGGTKTVAPAAGVASFADLTVDQEGTAFRFEASATGLPSVTSDAFGVQDNLLPEVAVLSGSVSSPSSVTLTWVAVGDDGTEGTAASYDLRYAATDITTEEQFSAATPFSVGAPKAAGQTETVSLTDLSPASYYFVLKVFDGAGNASRSASVHVELSAPSLVQEGNIVISEFRALGEEFIELRNITASEIDVHGYIFRNAANEEVNIRAKNDPNGTAGIPVLIPAGGVLFGMPNPSGAIPTTVGFVYGAPGTAFALADTGDKLELYSQFPAHLEDVVDFRSFVTHPNTPLTATAFVGFAGSSTQLDPESFTAEANDTATNWCVSFYPAGSRAGRIADTAGAANGSCKVAVINEVLLDAPSTEDTKAFVELAGPGGSVIGGAKILDIEGKGTSAGTLNADDDAAPGETEGEFVLPAGTRFPADGILLIADAHPLTNVTNVPNFVNGVDVKARDISMERGGGDTIQLVAAGGTLLDVLGHDTAGANLSVTTAFNGLAMYEVQTALTSTPATGTAAPTLARSPDSADTGNNREDFHADPTATPGVVNDEVHFTVTSLSPDNCAARAGRNGITVVGTDFSPALRAQFGVNSSALCTATSPTLATCDAVSNSFNTVARVNVVLSNPTNVKSPSTELVGGFTYTGSNNDPQTPDPLEADFCNLQFPTTFSVSRNQPTPSLFGQIYEAGVTEAPGPYGDLLAEVGYGTGGTDPRSHISWRFFPTAYNVQVGNNDEFTGTFVAPQATGSYSYTYRFSFDNGLNWTYCDTDGAGSNEDLLFEPTKLGTMTVTN; encoded by the coding sequence ATGGCATCTCATTCCTTTTCATTTCGCTGGTGCCTCACGCTGGGCGCCCTCGTGCTGGGGCTGGCCTCCGGTTGTTCGACGGAAAGCACGCCGCCCAAGCCGCCGCCGCCCACCCGGGATTTGCCGGATGTGGATCGCTCCACGGTGGAGGTGGACCGGGCCACGGGGGTCAGGGCCGACGGCCTGGACGAAGTCACCGTCACCATCACCGTGCTCAAGAGCGATGGCTCCCCATTGCCGGAGCGCGAGGTCACGCTTCAAGCCTCCGGCGAGGGGAACACGTTCTCGCCCCCTTCGGGGCAGACGGATGAAAAGGGCGTGTTGAAGTCGAAGCTGGTCTCCCGCGTTCCTGGGGGGAAGCAGGTCACCGCGCGGGTGGCGGCGGAGGGACAGCCGGTGGTGCTGGGGCGCGCGCCCACGATCCAGTTCGTCGATCCCTCGACGCTGAGGATCGCGAAGCTGGTCTTCACGGGGACGAGTCTCGAGAGTACGGCGGGGTCTCCGCTGAGCGCGCTGCTGGAGGTAGAACTCCAGGATGAGACCGGGGCTGTGGTGCGCGGCTCGACAGACCTGGTGCGGATGGAGGTGGCTTCTGGACCGTTCGCGGAGCTGAAGGGGACGACGGAGAGCCGCGCGGTGGACGGCGTGGCACGCTTCCCCGAACTGGTCATCGAGAAGGCGGGAGAGTATTCGCTCCGGGCGAAGGTAGGCACCGTCACGGCGGAGAGCCCCTCGTTTCGTGTGGTGCCTGCCGCTGCCTCCGGGGTGGAGCTGACGGAGCTGCCAGGGGAGATGGTGGCGGGCAGCACGGTGGGGGCGCGGGTGTTGCTGCGTGACGCGTTCGCCAACGTGGCGTCGAACTACACGGGCACGTTGCGCATCACGGCGTCGGATCCCATGGCGGTGCTGCCGGCGGATCTCGTCTTCAAGACCACGGACCAGGGAACGAAGTCTTTCACCGGTCTGTCCCTGCACCGGGCGGGGACCCAACGGGTGGGCGTGGAAGACACAGCGAACACGTCGCTCAAGGTCGAGTCGCAGATCGTGGTGAAGGCAGGCAATGCCGTCCAACTCGCCTTTGCTCAACCGATCGGATCTCACTCCGTGCGGGCCCCCCTGGGCTCTGTTCAGGTCGTCCTCCAAGACGTGTATGGCAATGCTTCCTCGGAGTCTGGGCGGCAGGTGACGGTGACGCTCTCCCCGGCAAGTGGGACGTTGGAGGGGATTGCCACGGTGGCGTCCGTGAACGGCATGGCCACCTTCTCCAACCTGAGCATTGCCCAGGAAGGCGCGTACACCCTGGCTGCCAAGGGGACAGGGTTGCAGGATGTCAGCAGCGCCTCCTTCACCATCGTGGACGATGTCGCCCCGGCGCAACCCGTGCTCTCGCAGGGCGCCACCATGGGCACCTCGATGACGGTGGAGTGGATCGCGGTGGGCGACGATGGGACGCAGGGCACTGCGGCCAGTCAGGATCTGCGCTATTCGCTCTCGCCCATTGTCACCGAAGGGGAGTTTGTGGCGGCCACGCCGGCATTCAATGCGGCTCCCAAGGCGGCGGGAAGTGCCGAGCAGGCCACGATCTCCAATCTCTCGGTGGGGACCACGTACCACGTTGCGCTGAAGGTGACGGACAACGCGGGCAATGCGGTGCGCTCGGCCTCGAGGGCATTCTCCACCAGTGATCCGAGCGTGGAGAAGCTGGCCTTCACCGTGCAGCCGCCTGCGAGCGGCACCGCGGGTGTGGCGCTGGCGGATGTGAAGGTGGCGCTGCAAGACGCGGCGGGCAACACGGTGGTCAGCTCCACGCTCGCCGTCACGCTGGACCTGGCCGAGGATGTGCCCTTCACGCCGGTGACGGTGAACGCGGTCGCCGGCATCGCGACCTTCTCCGGTCTCACCTTGACCAAAGCGGGAACGTACCACTTCAAGGCGTCTTCCAGCTCCTTGCCCGAAGTGCAGAGCCAGTCCTTCGCCCTTCAGCCCGCCACTGCCGCTCGCCTGGATCTGGTGGGGCTGGTGGGGCCCGTCACCTCGGGGGTTCCGGGCAGTGTCGAGGTGAAGGTCTACGATGCCTTCAACAACGCGGCCACCGGCTACACGGGGACGGTGCACTTCACGTCCACGGACTCCCTGGCGACACTGCCACCGGATTACACCTTCACCCCAGGGGATGAGGGGCACAAGGCCTTCACGGGTGTGGTCCTGAAGACGGAGGGAGAGCAAACAGTGACGGTTCAGGACCCCGTGGCCTCTTCGCTCCAGGATGCGCTGACGGTGGAGGTGAGCAATGGGGCCGTGGCGGAGCTGGTGCTCGAGGTTCCTACGACGCCTGTTCAGGCGGGCAGTCCGTTCTCCGCGACCGTCACGCTCCGGGATGGCAACGGGAGCATCGCCATGGGCTACACGGGGACGGTGAGCTTTGGCTCCAGCGATGGCCAGGTGACGCTGCCTCCGAATTACACGTTCACCGCCGCGGATGCCGGGAGGAAGACGTTCACCGGGCTTGTGTTGGGCACCGCGGGCCCGCAGTCGCTCACCGCGCATGACGCAGTGGCCACCGAGCTCACGGACACCAAGCAACTCACCGTGACAGAGGGGGCCACCACGAGCCTGCGGTTCTCCGTTCCCACGACGGCCACGGCGGGAACCTCGTTCAGCGTGACGGTCAGCGCACGGGACGCGTTCAACAACGTGGTGCCAGGTTACACGGGCACCGTGTCGTTCACCTCCGATGATCCGCAGGCCGAACTGCCGACTGCCTACACGTTCACCCAGAGCGATGCGGGTCAACGGGTGTTCAGCATCACCTTGGACACGTCGGGGACACGGCAGGTGGAGGTGACCGATGGCACGTACACCGTCAGCGTCACGCTGGTCGTCGGAGCGGGGGCACCGGCGAAGCTGGTGTTCACGAAACAGCCGACCAATGGCACCGTGCGCACGGCGCTGGCCGCGGTGAAGGTGGCGCTCCAGGATGAACTCGGCAACACCGTTGCCGTATCGGAGCCTGCCGTGACGGTGGCGTTGACCGGGGGGAATCCTGTCTCGGTGCTGGGCGGCACGAAGACCGTGGCCCCCGCGGCGGGCGTTGCTTCCTTCGCGGACCTCACGGTGGACCAGGAGGGCACTGCGTTCCGGTTCGAAGCGAGTGCCACGGGCCTGCCATCCGTGACGAGTGATGCGTTTGGGGTTCAGGACAACCTCTTGCCGGAAGTGGCCGTGCTCAGCGGTTCGGTGTCTTCCCCCTCCAGTGTGACCCTCACCTGGGTGGCGGTGGGCGATGATGGCACGGAGGGAACGGCTGCCAGCTATGACCTGCGCTACGCGGCCACGGACATCACCACCGAGGAGCAGTTCTCAGCGGCGACTCCCTTCAGTGTCGGTGCCCCGAAAGCCGCCGGGCAGACGGAGACGGTCTCTCTGACGGATCTCTCCCCGGCCTCCTACTACTTCGTGCTCAAGGTGTTCGACGGGGCAGGCAATGCCAGCCGCTCGGCGAGCGTCCACGTGGAGCTCTCGGCGCCTTCACTCGTTCAGGAGGGCAACATCGTCATCAGCGAGTTCCGGGCCTTGGGCGAGGAGTTCATCGAGCTGCGCAACATCACGGCCTCCGAGATCGACGTGCACGGGTACATCTTCCGGAACGCCGCCAACGAAGAGGTGAACATCCGCGCCAAGAATGACCCGAATGGGACGGCAGGGATCCCCGTGCTCATCCCCGCAGGGGGCGTGCTCTTCGGTATGCCGAATCCGTCCGGAGCGATTCCCACCACCGTGGGCTTTGTCTACGGCGCGCCTGGCACGGCGTTCGCGCTGGCGGACACGGGAGACAAGCTGGAGCTTTATTCGCAGTTCCCGGCGCACCTGGAGGACGTGGTGGACTTCCGGTCCTTCGTCACCCATCCGAACACGCCGCTGACGGCCACCGCGTTCGTCGGCTTCGCGGGAAGCTCCACGCAACTGGACCCAGAGAGCTTTACGGCCGAGGCCAATGACACGGCGACGAACTGGTGCGTGAGCTTCTATCCGGCGGGCAGCCGCGCCGGGCGCATTGCGGACACCGCGGGCGCGGCCAATGGAAGCTGCAAGGTGGCAGTCATCAACGAGGTGCTGCTCGATGCCCCCAGCACGGAGGACACCAAGGCCTTCGTGGAGCTCGCGGGCCCTGGGGGTTCGGTCATTGGCGGCGCGAAGATTCTCGACATCGAAGGGAAGGGCACCTCAGCGGGAACCCTCAATGCGGATGATGACGCAGCGCCGGGTGAAACAGAGGGCGAGTTCGTTCTTCCGGCCGGGACACGCTTTCCGGCGGATGGCATTTTGCTCATCGCGGATGCGCATCCCCTCACCAACGTGACCAATGTCCCCAACTTCGTGAACGGAGTGGATGTCAAAGCTCGGGATATCTCCATGGAGAGAGGGGGCGGCGACACCATTCAATTGGTCGCCGCTGGCGGAACCCTGCTCGACGTGCTGGGTCATGACACGGCCGGCGCCAATCTCTCGGTGACCACGGCTTTCAATGGACTGGCCATGTACGAAGTGCAGACAGCGCTCACCTCGACGCCCGCGACGGGAACCGCGGCCCCGACTTTGGCGCGCTCCCCGGACAGTGCCGATACCGGCAACAACCGGGAGGACTTCCACGCGGATCCGACGGCGACGCCAGGTGTCGTGAATGACGAAGTCCACTTCACGGTCACGAGCCTGTCGCCGGACAACTGTGCTGCGAGGGCAGGCCGCAATGGCATCACCGTGGTGGGAACGGACTTCTCCCCCGCGCTGCGCGCTCAGTTTGGTGTGAACTCGTCGGCTCTTTGCACGGCCACCAGCCCGACGCTGGCCACGTGCGATGCCGTGAGCAATTCGTTCAACACGGTCGCGCGGGTAAACGTGGTTCTCAGCAACCCAACGAATGTCAAGAGCCCCTCCACGGAACTGGTGGGTGGCTTCACGTACACCGGGAGCAACAACGATCCTCAGACCCCTGACCCGTTGGAGGCGGATTTCTGCAACCTTCAGTTCCCAACGACGTTCTCGGTTTCGCGCAACCAGCCGACGCCAAGCCTCTTCGGGCAGATCTACGAGGCGGGTGTGACGGAGGCTCCGGGCCCCTACGGGGACCTGCTCGCCGAGGTGGGGTATGGCACTGGGGGAACGGATCCGAGAAGCCACATCTCGTGGCGGTTCTTCCCCACGGCCTACAACGTCCAGGTGGGCAACAACGACGAGTTCACCGGGACATTCGTTGCCCCACAGGCCACGGGCAGCTACTCCTATACGTATCGGTTCAGCTTCGACAACGGGCTGAACTGGACGTACTGCGACACGGACGGCGCGGGCTCGAATGAGGATCTCCTCTTCGAGCCCACCAAGCTGGGCACCATGACGGTCACCAACTAG
- a CDS encoding serine/threonine-protein kinase: MGSVFAARHLRLPGKQVAVKVLTYDEELSHEQLTRFRREAEIASQLGHPNIIEVFDFHTLENGTPYLVMELLRGDSLSRRMKKGPMPIPEVFSIARQMGSALYAAHKAGVVHRDLKPANVFLVPIESEGMVGERVKLLDFGISKILASQTLQTQNDVLMGTPRYMAPEQAMGRNNEVDGRTDLFAFAAILYEMLSGQPPFGGTSIAEIIYRVVNEPPEPISKLCPQLPPPAAAAMEKALAKSSKDRQVDVATFIAELTGAPLQVLSRHGAEVSLGQPQPRGALSQADASIPDDERDTGATFVRANNTGASSQAAALPAHSYNTQAAFQDRKEIPAVAAPEPAPLHATSPARPSALDTPPSGKRPGWVIPAILGGVVLLGGGLFAATQLTSSPPSAPPVHTPVVAEDKPAPPPVDTPPPPTTVVETPPPKPVEDPPSTPAPTPEDPTDTKPSSRPPVRAGKAEVLPESVKKELAAAEKALASGNTLEAIQSAQRSQRIQITGAAHALLARAYCRQGDISNAKAQWRSVPASSRGKVREYCKRYDIAL, from the coding sequence ATGGGCTCGGTCTTCGCTGCCCGGCACCTCCGGCTTCCAGGCAAGCAGGTGGCCGTCAAAGTGCTCACCTATGATGAAGAGCTGAGCCACGAGCAGCTCACGCGCTTCCGCCGGGAGGCTGAGATCGCCTCGCAGCTCGGCCACCCCAACATCATCGAGGTGTTCGACTTCCACACGCTGGAGAACGGCACCCCCTATCTGGTGATGGAACTGCTGCGCGGCGACAGCCTGTCCCGGCGGATGAAGAAGGGGCCCATGCCCATTCCCGAGGTGTTCTCCATCGCCCGGCAGATGGGCTCGGCCCTTTACGCCGCCCACAAGGCAGGCGTGGTGCACCGGGACCTCAAGCCCGCCAACGTCTTCCTGGTGCCCATCGAATCCGAGGGCATGGTGGGCGAGCGGGTGAAGCTGCTCGACTTCGGCATCTCGAAGATTCTCGCCTCGCAGACGCTGCAGACCCAGAACGACGTGCTCATGGGCACCCCGCGCTACATGGCGCCCGAGCAGGCCATGGGACGCAACAACGAGGTGGATGGCCGGACCGACCTCTTCGCCTTCGCGGCCATCCTCTATGAGATGTTGAGCGGCCAGCCTCCCTTTGGCGGCACGTCGATCGCCGAGATCATCTACCGCGTCGTCAACGAGCCGCCCGAGCCGATCTCCAAGCTCTGTCCACAGTTGCCCCCGCCCGCCGCCGCGGCGATGGAGAAGGCGCTGGCCAAGAGCTCCAAGGACCGTCAGGTGGACGTCGCCACCTTCATCGCCGAGCTGACCGGTGCTCCCCTCCAAGTGCTTTCCAGGCATGGGGCGGAGGTCTCCCTCGGGCAGCCCCAGCCCCGGGGCGCACTGTCGCAGGCGGACGCCTCGATCCCGGACGACGAGCGAGACACGGGAGCCACCTTCGTCAGGGCCAACAACACCGGAGCATCCTCCCAGGCCGCCGCCTTGCCCGCCCACAGCTACAACACCCAGGCCGCCTTCCAAGACCGGAAGGAGATCCCTGCCGTGGCGGCGCCCGAGCCCGCGCCCCTCCACGCCACGTCCCCCGCGCGGCCCAGCGCCCTCGACACCCCTCCTTCCGGGAAACGGCCGGGCTGGGTGATTCCAGCGATTCTCGGCGGCGTGGTGCTCCTGGGAGGGGGGCTCTTCGCGGCCACCCAGCTCACGTCCTCGCCGCCCTCGGCCCCTCCGGTTCACACGCCGGTGGTGGCCGAGGACAAGCCCGCTCCCCCTCCCGTCGACACCCCGCCTCCTCCCACCACCGTGGTGGAGACCCCTCCCCCAAAGCCCGTTGAGGATCCCCCCTCGACGCCTGCGCCCACCCCAGAAGATCCCACCGACACCAAGCCCTCGTCGCGTCCCCCGGTTCGCGCGGGCAAAGCCGAGGTGCTGCCGGAGTCTGTCAAAAAGGAACTCGCCGCCGCCGAGAAAGCGCTGGCCTCGGGAAACACCCTCGAGGCGATCCAATCGGCCCAGAGAAGCCAGCGGATCCAGATCACCGGTGCCGCGCATGCCTTGCTGGCCCGCGCCTACTGCCGCCAGGGGGATATCTCCAACGCCAAGGCCCAATGGAGGAGCGTACCCGCCTCCTCCCGTGGCAAGGTGCGTGAGTACTGCAAGCGCTACGACATCGCGCTCTAA
- a CDS encoding arginyl-transferase family protein, whose amino-acid sequence MANVHHHTMEPPGPCTYLPGQFSSLEQKLMTEVTPEELDAMLARGWRRFGPIYFRPACRACAECVTLRIPVETFQPNRSQRRARTACARFRVEVGTPRVDAERLALYHAWHGWREHAREWESSELSEREYFLQFAFPHPCARELAWYDDDAEGGPRLIAVGLCDETPRAWSAAYFFFHPEYAHCSMGTANVVKQVEVARARGIPHVYLGYRVQGCASLRYKGLFRPHELLKGSPGPEETPDWTPAPGPEGTSSAK is encoded by the coding sequence ATGGCGAACGTGCATCACCACACCATGGAGCCTCCGGGGCCATGCACTTACCTGCCCGGTCAATTCTCCTCGCTCGAGCAGAAGCTGATGACGGAGGTGACGCCCGAGGAGCTCGACGCGATGCTGGCGCGCGGCTGGCGGCGGTTTGGGCCCATCTACTTCCGGCCTGCCTGCCGGGCGTGCGCCGAGTGCGTCACCCTGCGGATTCCGGTGGAGACCTTCCAGCCCAACCGCAGCCAACGCCGGGCCCGAACCGCCTGTGCCCGCTTCCGGGTGGAGGTGGGCACTCCGCGGGTGGATGCGGAGCGGCTGGCGCTCTACCACGCCTGGCACGGCTGGCGGGAGCATGCGCGGGAGTGGGAGTCCTCGGAGCTGAGTGAGCGGGAGTACTTCCTCCAGTTCGCCTTTCCCCACCCGTGCGCGCGGGAACTGGCCTGGTACGACGATGACGCGGAGGGCGGTCCGCGGCTGATCGCGGTCGGGCTCTGTGATGAGACCCCAAGAGCCTGGAGCGCGGCGTACTTCTTCTTCCACCCGGAGTACGCGCACTGCTCGATGGGAACGGCCAATGTGGTGAAGCAGGTGGAGGTGGCCCGGGCGCGGGGCATTCCTCACGTCTATTTGGGCTACCGCGTCCAGGGCTGCGCCTCGTTGCGTTACAAAGGCCTCTTTCGTCCTCACGAATTGTTGAAGGGCAGTCCCGGGCCGGAGGAGACGCCGGACTGGACGCCCGCCCCGGGCCCCGAGGGCACTTCCTCCGCGAAATGA
- a CDS encoding SCO family protein: MGAARLLPIITTVLLMGCWRDKDFAVEPAQEAPALEATRASGTVFRLSALRGKVVIVSFGYTACPDVCPTTLSRLNNLQRRLGLWAQDLEVVFVTVDPERDTERRLDDYVNVFNRRFTALRLEEESLTKLLSAYRVTATRRYPDAERYSNHAFTGETPYTVDHTGGYFVIDRGGTLRLRIPYDTPLERMQESVEGLLQEDL, encoded by the coding sequence ATGGGCGCTGCACGGCTGCTACCAATCATCACCACGGTGCTCTTGATGGGGTGCTGGCGGGACAAGGACTTCGCGGTCGAGCCCGCGCAGGAGGCACCGGCCCTGGAGGCCACTCGGGCATCGGGGACGGTCTTCCGGCTGAGCGCGCTGCGAGGAAAGGTGGTGATTGTCTCGTTCGGATATACGGCCTGTCCGGACGTGTGCCCCACCACGTTGTCCCGGCTGAACAACCTCCAGCGGCGGTTGGGCCTGTGGGCACAGGACTTGGAGGTGGTGTTCGTCACGGTGGATCCGGAGCGGGACACCGAGCGCAGGCTCGATGACTATGTGAATGTCTTCAACCGGCGCTTCACGGCCTTGCGGCTGGAGGAGGAGAGCCTGACGAAGCTGTTGTCCGCGTACCGGGTCACGGCGACGCGGCGCTACCCGGACGCGGAGCGTTACAGCAACCACGCCTTCACCGGCGAGACGCCCTACACGGTCGATCACACGGGGGGGTATTTTGTCATCGACCGGGGAGGCACCTTGCGCCTGCGCATCCCGTACGACACCCCGCTGGAACGCATGCAGGAAAGCGTCGAGGGACTCCTTCAGGAGGACCTCTAG
- a CDS encoding copper chaperone PCu(A)C, producing the protein MWMRGARSLAVMLLVGLPGGGWIRDAADLPRASDTSVRVERARARVTPAQVGAVYLSLVNATARADRLLSAESSSAAKIELHEVVAREDVLSMVLHPEGFPIPAGGRVELAPGGKHLMLYNVRAPASGIDLLLRFEKTGPLRLHVPVVSADEDVR; encoded by the coding sequence ATGTGGATGAGGGGAGCCCGGAGCCTGGCGGTCATGCTCCTGGTGGGGCTCCCAGGGGGGGGGTGGATCCGCGATGCGGCGGACCTGCCTCGCGCCTCGGACACCTCGGTGCGGGTGGAGCGGGCCCGGGCGCGTGTGACGCCTGCCCAGGTGGGAGCCGTCTACCTCTCCTTGGTGAACGCCACGGCACGCGCCGATCGGCTCCTGTCCGCCGAATCCTCGAGCGCCGCGAAGATAGAACTCCATGAGGTGGTGGCCCGGGAAGATGTCCTGAGCATGGTGTTGCACCCTGAGGGCTTCCCGATACCGGCTGGAGGCCGGGTCGAGCTCGCGCCTGGCGGCAAGCACCTCATGCTGTACAACGTCCGGGCTCCGGCTTCCGGCATCGACCTGCTCCTTCGCTTCGAAAAGACAGGGCCGCTGCGGCTGCATGTCCCGGTCGTCTCGGCGGATGAGGATGTACGGTAG